One genomic segment of Gossypium arboreum isolate Shixiya-1 chromosome 3, ASM2569848v2, whole genome shotgun sequence includes these proteins:
- the LOC108474930 gene encoding protein HIGH CHLOROPHYLL FLUORESCENCE PHENOTYPE 244, chloroplastic produces MALRLPTQLATRGTFHHHHNNNSKSTTTAALSWRRTLSPDTPLIHSSTSLTTKKSYVQQMVTCSASGSTQAVNLAPGTPVRPTSILVVGSTGTLGRQIVRRALDEGYDVRCLVRPRPAPADFLRDWGATVVNADLSKPETIPATLVGIHTIIDCATGRPEEPIKTVDWEGKVALIQCAKAMGIQKYVFFSIHNCDKHPEVPLMEIKYCTEKFLQDSGLPHITIRLCGFMQGLIGQYAVPILEEKSVWGTDAPTRIAYMDTQDIARLTFIALRNEKVNGKLLTFAGPRAWTTQEVIALCERLAGQDANVTTVPVTILRFTRQLTRFFEWTNDVADRLAFSEVLTSDTVFSAPMTETYELLSVDAKDIVSLEKYLQDYFTNILKKLKDIKAQSKQTDIIF; encoded by the exons ATGGCGTTGAGACTCCCCACTCAGCTAGCGACACGTGGCACATTCCACCACCACCATAACAACAACTCCAAATCTACAACGACCGCCGCACTGTCATGGCGGCGGACGCTATCGCCGGACACTCCGCTGATCCATTCTTCCACCTCTCTCACCACCA AGAAATCGTACGTGCAACAAATGGTGACGTGCAGTGCCAGTGGAAGTACTCAGGCGGTGAATTTGGCTCCGGGGACTCCCGTCCGACCGACTAGCATATTAGTGGTTGGTTCCACCGGAACTCTTGGAAGACAAATCGTGAGACGTGCACTCGATGAAGGTTACGATGTTAGGTGCCTTGTTCGGCCACGTCCCGCGCCTGCCGATTTCCTCCGTGACTGGGGCGCCACCGTTGTCAAC GCAGACCTTAGTAAACCAGAGACAATACCTGCAACATTGGTTGGTATCCATACGATTATCGATTGTGCCACCGGCCGTCCAGAAGAGCCCATCAAAACG GTAGATTGGGAAGGAAAAGTTGCTCTTATACAATGTGCAAAAGCAATGGGGATTCAGAAATATGTTTTCTTTTCTATTCATAATTGTGATAAGCATCCTGAAGTTCCACTAATGGAGATCAAATATTGTACCGAAAAGTTCCTTCAGGATTCCGGCTTACCCCACATCACGATCCGGCTATGCGGTTTCATGCAA GGGCTTATTGGCCAATATGCAGTACCTATATTGGAAGAGAAGTCCGTGTGGGGGACAGATGCTCCGACAAGAATCGCTTACATGGACACACAG GATATTGCTAGGTTGACATTTATAGCTTTGCGGAACGAGAAGGTTAATGGAAAGCTTCTCACGTTTGCCGGTCCTCGTGCTTGGACAACTCAAGAG GTGATAGCATTATGCGAGAGACTTGCGGGGCAAGATGCAAACGTTACCACAGTTCCAGTTACCATCTTAAGATTTACACGCCAGTTGACTCGGTTTTTCGAGTGGACAAATGATGTTGCTGATAGATTGGCATTTTCAGAG GTTCTTACAAGCGATACGGTTTTCTCGGCTCCGATGACAGAGACTTACGAACTTCTCAGTGTCGATGCGAAAGATATAGTGTCACTGGAAAAGTATCTTCAAGATTACTTCACAAACATTTTGAAGAAACTGAAAGACATCAAAGCTCAATCAAAGCAAACCGACATCATATTTTGA
- the LOC108474647 gene encoding protein ROOT HAIR SPECIFIC 17-like, which translates to MMLTNLKQLMFSLKMKRKKRERNNILLHGSNDICVELNRILWRKRHRIFSLVSFVSGCLILLLFAVSVFSPPPAANLLFLPPHYLARKEIAAVESNAVFQVPTIGGDLDRGLWSTSRSKLYYGCSNASNKFQTADMKTYPNRYLLISTSGGLNQQRTGIVDSVVAAYILNATLVVPRLDQRSYWKDASGFAEIFNVDRFISSLSRDVKIIKELPLKEGKPWIPRRMAVPRKCNERCYQTRVLPVLTKKQAIELRKFDYRLSNRLETDLQKLRCRVNYHALTFTDPILEMGKLLVERMRMKAKHFIALHLRFEPDMLAFTGCYYGGGDKERRELGKIRRRWKALHASNPEKMRRQGRCPLTPEEIGLMLRALGFGSDVHIYVASGEIYGGEETLAPLKALFPNFHSKETIATEAELAPFSSFSSRMAALDYIVCDESDVFVSNNNGNMVRMIAGRRRYFGHKPTIRPNAKKLYKLFMARNNMTWEEFATKVQAFQVGFMGAPKELKPGRGEFHENPTSCICETKGTETIQKETQEEDHENDNNGRDTAEVNDEQDPIEEDLDWIEDDYSDNIKDLPDTDSNVLTKQEQPEVEELFSD; encoded by the exons ATGATGCTGACGAATCTGAAACAGCTTATGTTCTCTCTGAAAATGAAACGAAAGAAGAGAGAACGTAACAATATCCTCCTGCACGGTTCAAATGATATTTGCGTCGAGCTTAATCGGATTCTATGGCGGAAACGGCACCGTATCTTCTCCCTCGTATCCTTCGTCTCCGGTTGTCTTATCCTTTTATTGTTCGCCGTCTCGGTTTTCTCTCCTCCTCCCGCCGCCAACCTTCTCTTCCTTCCTCCGCACTATTTG gcGAGGAAAGAAATAGCGGCCGTGGAGTCCAACGCGGTGTTTCAGGTTCCG ACAATTGGAGGAGATTTAGATCGTGGTTTATGGAGTACGAGTCGATCAAAGCTCTATTATGGATGCAGTAACGCCTCTAACAAGTTTCAAA CTGCTGATATGAAAACATATCCCAACCGGTACTTATTGATCTCCACCAGTGGAGGGTTAAATCAACAAAGAACAGGG ATTGTCGATTCTGTTGTTGCAGCATATATTCTAAATGCAACTTTGGTTGTTCCTAGGCTGGATCAACGTTCCTATTGGAAAGATGCCAG TGGTTTTGCTGAAATATTCAATGTCGACCGGTTCATTTCATCGCTCTCTCGAGATGTCAAAATAATCAAAGAGTTACCACTCAAGGAAGGTAAACCTTGGATACCACGTCGCATGGCTGTTCCGAGGAAATGCAATGAGAGATGTTATCAGACTCGTGTTCTACCTGTTCTAACTAAGAAGCAA GCTATTGAGCTTAGAAAATTCGATTATCGGCTTTCGAATAGGTTGGAAACTGATTTACAAAAGCTTAGATGTAGGGTAAATTACCATGCTTTAACATTCACAGATCCCATTCTTGAAATGGGTAAACTCTTGGTTGAAAGGATGAGGATGAAAGCTAAGCATTTTATAGCATTGCACTTGAG GTTCGAACCTGATATGCTTGCATTCACCGGATGTTATTATGGTGGAGGAGATAAAGAAAGGAGGGAACTTGGGAAAATCCGGAGGAGGTGGAAAGCTTTACAT GCGAGCAACCCGGAAAAGATGAGAAGGCAAGGCAGATGTCCGCTAACTCCAGAGGAAATTGGTTTAATGTTGAGAGCATTGGGGTTCGGAAGTGACGTTCACATTTACGTGGCGTCCGGTGAAATATATGGAGGTGAAGAGACGTTAGCCCCACTCAAAGCATTGTTCCCTAATTTTCATTCGAAAGAAACTATAGCCACTGAGGCGGAGTTAGCACCCTTTTCAAGTTTTTCCAGTCGAATGGCCGCATTGGATTACATTGTTTGCGACGAAAGCGATGTTTTCGTCTCGAACAATAATGGAAACATGGTTAGAATGATAGCTGGTCGAAG GAGATACTTCGGACATAAACCAACAATCCGACCAAACGCAAAGAAACTATACAAATTGTTCATGGCACGAAACAACATGACATGGGAAGAATTTGCTACTAAGGTTCAAGCTTTTCAAGTGGGTTTCATGGGAGCACCAAAAGAATTGAAACCAGGTAGAGGTGAGTTCCATGAAAACCCGACTAGCTGTATATGTGAAACTAAAGGAACCGAAACTATTCAAAAAGAAACACAAGAAGAAGACCATGAAAATGACAACAATGGAAGAGATACAGCTGAAGTAAATGATGAACAAGATCCTATTGAGGAAGATCTAGATTGGATCGAAGATGATTATTCAGACAACATTAAAGACCTGCCTGATACAGACAGCAATGTATTAACAAAACAAGAACAACCTGAAGTGGAAGAGTTATTTTCAGATTAA